A single genomic interval of Lewinellaceae bacterium harbors:
- a CDS encoding MmcQ/YjbR family DNA-binding protein, translating into MHVESFRDYCLSKPGVTESFPFGHDTLVFKVMDKMFALTTLDSDGFTVNLKCRPELAQEWRESFPEVKPGYHMNKTHWNTVDFEGSLDDSFLSKMIDLSYQLVVEGLPKPVREQLNRL; encoded by the coding sequence ATGCACGTAGAATCATTTCGGGACTATTGTTTGTCCAAACCAGGCGTTACCGAGTCTTTTCCCTTTGGGCATGACACGCTCGTTTTTAAAGTGATGGATAAAATGTTCGCTTTGACAACACTTGATTCAGACGGCTTTACGGTGAATCTAAAATGCAGACCTGAACTGGCCCAGGAATGGAGGGAATCTTTTCCGGAAGTTAAGCCTGGCTATCACATGAATAAAACGCACTGGAATACGGTGGACTTTGAAGGATCCCTGGACGATTCCTTTTTAAGCAAGATGATCGATCTGAGCTATCAACTGGTTGTGGAAGGGCTTCCAAAGCCGGTTCGTGAACAATTAAATCGACTGTAG
- a CDS encoding amino acid permease: MPVFFTAISTILGAIMFLRFGFAVGQQGLLGTIIIILIGHMVTIPTAMAIAEIATNQKVEGGGEYYIISRSFGLVIGSTIGITLYLSQAISVAFYIIAFTEAFTPLFNWIDGLHPPVWVSWLLAQKQTIGIPALLGLTYIMLTKGASLGVKTLYVVVATLGVALVAFFLGSALDQTSQYGPTTTILDFPSTGIKSVDFFTVFAIIFPAFTGMTAGVGLSGDLKDPSKSLPLGTLSATISGMIIYLFIAYKLHISASPVELADTSRLIMSDIAWQGSWLIPIGLAAATISSALGSIMVAPRTLQAISRDRIFPTPFLNDFLAKGKGLSDEPYNASLVTILIAGAFIFLGQLDAVAQIISMFFMVTYGSLCLISFLNHFAADPSYRPSFRSRWYISLFGAITCFGLMFFMNASYAIMATLLLISLYFLIAFFNKDKKSIALIFQGVIFQFSRQLQVFLQKADKEAARSWRPSVVALSKYTFDRIGPFDLLRWIAHKYGFGTYIHFVPGYLSRQLNRDAKVAKNRLIKMAEISDSNIYIDTMISPSYQSAIAQIIQLPGMAGTDNNLLLLEYTKHDSSGLTDLIDNFNLIRSVDFDLAILASSDRGFGIRKRIHIWITQQDYRNATLMILLAYILMGHKEWAGAEPRVYAYFTEDIMDQEKSRLTGLIQAGQLPISTHNVEFITRQHDANPHEIIIAKSRDADLTFIGFLAETVKKLGAKMFTDYDLPGNILFISSSDEIDLQ, from the coding sequence ATGCCCGTTTTCTTTACTGCTATTTCAACCATCCTCGGAGCCATCATGTTCCTGCGGTTTGGTTTTGCAGTAGGGCAACAGGGACTATTGGGTACCATCATCATCATTCTGATCGGGCATATGGTGACTATTCCGACAGCTATGGCCATCGCAGAAATAGCGACCAATCAGAAGGTTGAAGGAGGGGGAGAGTATTACATTATTTCCCGGTCTTTTGGTCTGGTAATAGGGTCTACCATTGGGATAACGCTTTATCTATCGCAAGCCATAAGTGTAGCTTTTTACATCATTGCATTCACCGAAGCGTTCACACCGCTGTTTAACTGGATTGACGGACTTCATCCTCCTGTCTGGGTGTCCTGGTTGCTGGCTCAAAAACAAACGATCGGGATCCCGGCATTATTGGGACTTACCTATATCATGCTGACCAAAGGGGCATCTTTAGGCGTGAAGACATTGTATGTGGTTGTTGCCACTTTGGGGGTGGCTCTCGTTGCTTTTTTTCTGGGAAGTGCGCTGGATCAAACATCTCAATACGGCCCGACAACCACCATTCTGGATTTTCCAAGTACCGGGATCAAATCAGTTGATTTCTTCACCGTTTTCGCCATTATTTTCCCTGCATTTACCGGGATGACCGCCGGAGTAGGCCTGTCCGGGGACCTCAAGGACCCATCCAAGTCGCTTCCATTAGGGACACTATCAGCTACCATATCCGGAATGATCATTTACTTGTTTATAGCCTACAAACTACACATTTCTGCGTCCCCGGTAGAACTGGCGGATACTTCACGACTGATCATGTCGGATATAGCCTGGCAGGGATCATGGCTGATTCCGATCGGATTAGCTGCTGCAACCATTTCTTCCGCCCTGGGATCCATCATGGTAGCGCCGCGGACCTTGCAGGCCATATCCCGGGACCGCATCTTCCCCACGCCCTTCCTGAATGACTTCCTGGCCAAGGGAAAAGGATTGTCCGATGAACCCTACAATGCCAGTCTGGTAACCATTCTGATCGCCGGTGCATTCATCTTTCTGGGCCAGTTGGATGCAGTAGCACAGATTATATCCATGTTTTTTATGGTCACTTACGGTTCATTGTGTCTGATATCTTTTCTCAATCATTTCGCCGCGGATCCTTCCTACCGGCCCAGTTTTCGTTCCCGGTGGTACATTTCCCTGTTTGGCGCGATAACCTGCTTTGGCCTCATGTTCTTTATGAATGCTTCGTATGCCATTATGGCAACGTTGTTACTGATATCACTTTACTTCTTAATTGCTTTTTTTAACAAGGATAAAAAGAGTATTGCCTTGATTTTCCAGGGTGTGATTTTCCAGTTCAGCCGGCAGCTTCAGGTCTTCCTGCAAAAGGCGGATAAAGAAGCAGCCCGTAGCTGGCGCCCATCCGTTGTTGCCTTGTCTAAATATACGTTTGATCGTATCGGTCCATTTGATCTGTTGCGCTGGATTGCCCACAAATATGGATTTGGAACCTACATTCATTTTGTCCCTGGTTATCTCTCCCGCCAACTCAACCGTGATGCTAAGGTGGCTAAGAACCGGCTGATCAAAATGGCAGAAATCAGTGATAGCAATATTTATATTGATACGATGATCAGCCCATCCTATCAGTCTGCAATCGCTCAGATCATCCAGTTACCAGGTATGGCTGGTACGGATAATAACCTGCTGCTCTTGGAATATACAAAGCACGATTCAAGCGGTCTGACAGACCTGATCGATAATTTTAACCTTATCCGGTCTGTGGATTTTGATTTGGCTATCCTGGCAAGTTCGGACCGTGGGTTTGGAATAAGGAAACGAATACACATCTGGATCACACAACAGGATTACCGGAATGCAACCCTGATGATCTTGCTGGCTTACATCCTCATGGGACACAAGGAGTGGGCCGGCGCTGAACCACGGGTTTACGCCTATTTCACCGAAGACATTATGGATCAGGAGAAGAGCCGCCTTACCGGGCTGATTCAGGCGGGTCAGTTGCCTATTTCTACCCATAATGTTGAATTTATCACACGCCAACACGATGCAAATCCACACGAAATCATCATTGCGAAATCCCGCGATGCTGATCTCACTTTTATCGGATTCCTGGCCGAAACCGTTAAGAAACTGGGGGCTAAAATGTTTACCGATTACGACCTGCCCGGAAACATCTTGTTTATCAGCAGCTCGGACGAAATTGACCTTCAATGA
- a CDS encoding FAD-binding oxidoreductase — protein sequence MHIGIVGQGLAGTLMAFRLIQEGYQVTVIDPGGENSSTIASGLINPVTGRKYVKSWLVERLLDLSDRVYPAMEIELNIKCYHHRPLYRILHDHQQAELWMLRAIMPGYDSYLSSNTENWTPEDSGLRRPAELGKVREARWLDTSLLLTAFRSYLQARGNLRQSKWQPDETTIRIDHILWNGESFDYLLFAEGSGISDNPYFNWLPIQPSKGERLLIKAESKLTRTLKANYFIIPYREPGNFWIGSPTDFTAQDSAPSERGKQVLEEHIRYWLSDSFTIAHHAAAFRPASRDRRPVIGFHPQYPRIGVLNGLGTKGVSIAPYLADLMVEYLRDQSPFPAEVDIKRFAYPGGGESR from the coding sequence ATGCATATCGGGATCGTAGGGCAGGGGCTGGCAGGTACATTGATGGCTTTCCGGCTTATCCAGGAAGGATATCAGGTTACCGTAATCGATCCGGGTGGCGAGAATTCCAGTACCATTGCCTCAGGTCTTATCAATCCGGTTACGGGCCGGAAATATGTAAAAAGCTGGCTGGTGGAGCGATTACTCGATCTGTCAGACCGCGTGTATCCGGCTATGGAAATTGAGCTGAACATCAAATGTTACCATCACCGGCCATTGTACCGCATATTGCACGATCACCAACAGGCCGAGTTGTGGATGCTGCGAGCCATCATGCCTGGCTATGATTCTTACCTGAGTTCCAATACCGAAAATTGGACTCCGGAAGATTCCGGATTACGCAGACCTGCAGAGTTGGGCAAAGTCCGGGAAGCCAGGTGGCTGGACACAAGTTTGTTGCTTACGGCGTTTCGCAGCTATTTACAGGCTCGCGGAAACCTCCGACAAAGTAAATGGCAACCGGATGAGACGACAATCCGGATTGATCACATCCTGTGGAATGGAGAATCCTTCGATTATCTGTTGTTTGCAGAGGGTAGTGGCATAAGTGATAATCCGTATTTCAATTGGTTACCAATCCAGCCCAGTAAGGGGGAGAGACTCCTTATCAAAGCCGAAAGCAAGCTGACCCGAACACTGAAAGCAAATTATTTCATTATTCCGTACCGGGAGCCTGGTAACTTCTGGATTGGTTCCCCTACGGACTTCACTGCTCAGGACTCAGCGCCGAGTGAACGGGGTAAGCAAGTGCTGGAAGAACACATCCGGTATTGGCTTTCAGATTCCTTTACCATTGCGCATCACGCGGCGGCATTCCGGCCTGCCAGCAGGGATCGCAGGCCGGTGATCGGTTTTCATCCTCAATATCCCAGGATCGGTGTCCTGAACGGTCTCGGTACCAAAGGGGTATCCATAGCGCCTTACCTTGCTGACCTGATGGTTGAATATCTGCGGGACCAGTCTCCATTTCCCGCAGAAGTTGATATCAAAAGATTTGCATACCCGGGAGGGGGTGAATCGCGTTAA
- a CDS encoding DUF697 domain-containing protein, with protein MTDDKNFREDHAQTIIRNHMIWSMGAGFIPVPIADFFAVSAIQLDMIRQLCKLYEVDFKERQGKALVTSLTGSGLARLGARAVKFIPGVGSVLGGITMAVLSGASSYALGQVFIKHFDTGGTILDFDVERLKKYYNEMFEKGKEVAQDLQRQQQDTREQKKHERDEALAADVVEKLKSLAELKSQGVITEAEFQKMKERLINA; from the coding sequence ATGACAGACGATAAGAATTTCCGTGAAGATCATGCCCAAACCATCATTCGCAATCATATGATCTGGTCCATGGGAGCCGGGTTTATTCCGGTACCTATTGCCGATTTCTTTGCGGTCAGTGCGATCCAGTTGGATATGATCCGCCAATTATGCAAATTGTATGAAGTCGACTTTAAGGAACGCCAGGGAAAGGCGCTGGTCACTTCCTTGACAGGTTCCGGGTTGGCCCGCCTGGGAGCCCGTGCCGTGAAGTTTATCCCGGGAGTGGGTAGCGTCTTAGGTGGGATTACGATGGCTGTTCTGTCCGGAGCTTCCTCCTATGCGTTGGGACAAGTCTTCATTAAACATTTTGATACCGGGGGGACGATCCTGGATTTTGATGTGGAGCGGTTGAAGAAATATTACAATGAAATGTTTGAGAAAGGGAAAGAAGTTGCTCAGGATCTGCAGCGCCAGCAACAGGATACCCGCGAACAGAAAAAGCATGAAAGAGATGAAGCTCTTGCTGCCGATGTCGTAGAAAAACTTAAGTCTTTGGCTGAATTGAAGAGTCAGGGCGTAATTACCGAGGCGGAGTTTCAAAAAATGAAAGAAAGGCTGATCAACGCCTGA
- a CDS encoding deoxyribodipyrimidine photo-lyase — translation MQQVTLYWFRRDLRLDDNHGFSQALASGFPVFPIFIFDRNILDELEDRSDARVQFIHNQLVNLNKELAVYGSGLSTFYGTPEDVFRELIQIHSIRMVMTNRDYEPYAIQRDKRIHAFLSDHGIPFKGFKDQVIMDRREVLKADGEPYTVFTPYSRKWKELFRPDLIQPFPVCLSREVLLQIPGKDVLPLKSIGFQPVGQAFPGKVMDEELIRNYQEIRNFPGIRGTTRLSVHLRFGTISIRNLVNKAMAWNGTFLNELIWREFYMMILYHFPHVVHQSFRPQYDRIPWLNQEEAFEAWCEGRTGYPIVDAGMHELNESGFMHNRVRMITASFLTKHLLIDWRWGEAYFARKLLDYELASNNGGWQWAAGSGVDAAPYFRIFNPALQAQKFDPDHRYLDEWAPGWQLPGYPSPIVDHKLARERAISTFRKALD, via the coding sequence ATGCAACAGGTTACCCTGTACTGGTTTAGAAGGGACTTGAGATTGGATGATAACCACGGATTTTCACAAGCGTTGGCTTCCGGTTTTCCGGTCTTTCCAATTTTTATTTTTGATCGCAACATTCTGGATGAACTCGAGGATAGGTCAGATGCCCGAGTGCAATTCATACACAACCAGCTGGTTAACCTGAATAAGGAACTGGCAGTCTATGGATCCGGATTATCTACTTTTTACGGTACGCCTGAAGATGTTTTCCGGGAGCTGATCCAAATCCATTCGATCCGGATGGTTATGACCAACCGGGATTATGAACCTTACGCTATTCAGCGGGATAAACGAATCCATGCTTTCCTTTCAGACCATGGAATTCCATTTAAGGGATTTAAAGATCAGGTGATTATGGACCGGCGAGAGGTCCTGAAGGCTGATGGGGAACCCTACACAGTTTTTACTCCCTACAGCCGGAAATGGAAAGAACTATTCCGCCCGGACCTGATCCAGCCATTTCCGGTTTGTCTCTCCAGGGAGGTGCTTTTGCAAATACCCGGCAAAGATGTGCTGCCCTTGAAATCAATAGGATTCCAGCCTGTAGGTCAGGCATTTCCGGGCAAGGTAATGGATGAAGAGCTTATTCGTAACTATCAGGAAATCCGCAACTTTCCGGGTATCAGAGGGACTACAAGGCTGAGCGTGCATTTGCGATTTGGCACCATCAGCATCCGAAATCTGGTCAATAAAGCAATGGCCTGGAACGGCACTTTCCTGAATGAGCTCATTTGGAGGGAGTTCTACATGATGATCCTGTACCATTTCCCCCATGTCGTCCATCAGTCTTTCCGGCCACAATATGACCGTATACCCTGGCTAAACCAGGAAGAAGCGTTTGAAGCATGGTGCGAGGGGCGTACCGGATATCCGATTGTTGACGCCGGAATGCATGAACTGAACGAGTCCGGCTTTATGCACAACCGGGTTCGTATGATCACCGCTTCATTTTTGACCAAGCATTTGTTGATCGATTGGCGATGGGGGGAAGCCTATTTTGCCCGGAAATTGCTGGATTACGAATTAGCGTCAAATAATGGAGGCTGGCAGTGGGCGGCAGGATCGGGCGTGGATGCAGCGCCATACTTCCGTATTTTTAATCCGGCATTGCAAGCCCAAAAGTTTGATCCTGACCACCGATACCTGGATGAATGGGCGCCGGGATGGCAATTGCCCGGGTATCCGTCACCTATTGTAGATCATAAGTTAGCCCGGGAAAGAGCTATTTCCACATTTCGCAAGGCCTTGGATTGA
- a CDS encoding TonB-dependent receptor plug domain-containing protein, which translates to MRATNLFYLLTLVLLTGCFVSKDTPKKAAKEDPYEINNQQDNRSLADVLRKYSSLTIQGDGDNARIYVRGQSTITLETQPLFIVNNTNMGRNYASVNNSINANEIVSVRVLRSLSETAIYGEEGNHGVIIIKTKNAKM; encoded by the coding sequence ATGCGAGCCACAAATCTATTTTACCTGCTCACCCTGGTTCTCCTTACAGGTTGTTTTGTATCGAAAGACACCCCTAAAAAAGCTGCCAAGGAGGATCCCTATGAAATAAACAATCAGCAGGACAACCGCAGCCTGGCTGATGTTTTGCGCAAATATTCATCCCTGACAATCCAGGGGGATGGCGATAACGCCCGTATCTACGTCCGGGGTCAAAGCACGATCACCCTCGAAACGCAGCCCTTGTTCATCGTCAATAACACCAACATGGGCAGGAATTATGCTTCGGTCAATAACAGCATCAATGCCAATGAAATCGTGAGTGTCCGGGTTCTCCGCAGCCTCTCTGAAACTGCCATTTACGGAGAAGAAGGCAACCACGGCGTCATCATCATTAAAACCAAAAACGCTAAGATGTAG
- a CDS encoding mechanosensitive ion channel encodes MQQILDQVLFKAGTNTVTVQNLLIALAIITLARLISYLLSKTLKNRFQRRGVDIGRQFAIITTFKYVLYTITVLWSIQALGFTLSYVWTGAAALLVGLGLGLQQTFMDWISGIVLLIEGTVAVGDIVVVDGTVARVRYIGIRTSKVETRDSVVIIIPNSKLVVNNVVNFSNNNEPSRFQIHVGVSYQSDVQLVTRILMQAAEEQKEVLDLPPPSVHFSDFGNSALEFTLHIYCREFFRIERIKSEIRYRIIDMFRQQGIEIPFPQRDLWLRNPQAIVRAGKSLRNQPDDE; translated from the coding sequence TTGCAACAGATACTGGATCAAGTTCTCTTTAAGGCAGGCACCAACACGGTTACTGTACAGAACCTGCTGATTGCCCTTGCGATCATCACCCTGGCCCGGTTGATAAGCTATCTGTTGTCCAAAACATTAAAAAACCGTTTTCAGCGCCGTGGGGTGGATATTGGCCGTCAGTTTGCCATCATTACAACCTTCAAATACGTCCTGTATACCATCACGGTGCTTTGGTCAATCCAGGCTCTGGGATTTACGCTCTCCTATGTTTGGACCGGTGCGGCTGCTCTGTTGGTCGGTTTAGGTCTGGGTTTGCAGCAGACCTTCATGGACTGGATTTCAGGCATTGTGCTGCTTATCGAAGGTACTGTAGCAGTAGGCGACATTGTCGTCGTAGATGGCACGGTGGCCCGGGTACGATACATAGGTATCCGTACCAGCAAGGTTGAGACCAGGGACTCCGTGGTCATTATCATACCCAATTCGAAACTGGTTGTGAACAATGTGGTCAATTTCAGCAACAATAATGAGCCTTCCCGCTTTCAGATCCATGTCGGAGTCTCTTACCAGTCGGATGTCCAGCTGGTAACCAGAATCCTGATGCAGGCTGCCGAAGAGCAAAAAGAAGTGCTGGATCTGCCGCCACCTTCCGTTCATTTCTCCGACTTTGGCAACTCAGCTCTTGAGTTTACCCTGCATATCTATTGCCGTGAGTTTTTCCGCATCGAGCGAATCAAAAGTGAGATCCGTTACCGTATCATTGATATGTTCCGCCAACAGGGAATAGAAATTCCTTTCCCGCAGCGGGACCTGTGGTTGCGAAATCCGCAGGCCATTGTAAGAGCCGGCAAATCGCTGCGCAATCAGCCCGATGATGAGTAA
- the tsaD gene encoding tRNA (adenosine(37)-N6)-threonylcarbamoyltransferase complex transferase subunit TsaD, with product MVQNPVILAIESSCDDTSVAIWKNGTVLSNIVSSQLEHVNYGGIVPEVASRAHQESILPVTEKALKLAGVSLQEINAIAVTAGPGLLGSLIVGMSFAKGLALSLNVPLLAIHHMEAHVLAHFAETPYPKFPFLCLTVSGGHTQIVQVNNHADMEILGETLDDAAGEAFDKSGKLLGLGYPAGPKIDRLARSGTPVYPFPKPQLEGYNFSFSGLKTAIRYFVEKQSREDPDFVNNNLDDLCASIQSAIIQSLMEKLIQAAKDTGIHTLALAGGVSANSGLRHAATEAAKLHGWDLFIPDFAYCTDNAGMIAVAGYYKYLEGDFASLDLAPAARMPLPHHPIRR from the coding sequence ATAGTACAAAATCCTGTCATCCTCGCAATTGAATCCTCCTGTGATGATACTTCAGTCGCAATCTGGAAGAATGGAACGGTGCTGAGCAATATCGTTTCATCTCAGCTGGAGCATGTAAATTATGGAGGAATAGTTCCTGAAGTTGCATCCCGGGCACATCAGGAATCCATCTTGCCGGTTACAGAAAAAGCCTTAAAACTGGCTGGTGTATCCCTCCAGGAAATTAATGCGATTGCGGTCACCGCAGGCCCGGGTTTACTGGGTTCACTAATTGTTGGAATGTCCTTTGCCAAAGGTTTGGCCCTCAGTCTGAATGTACCCCTGCTGGCTATCCACCACATGGAAGCCCATGTACTGGCTCATTTTGCAGAAACTCCTTATCCGAAATTTCCTTTTCTGTGCCTTACCGTGTCCGGAGGCCATACCCAGATCGTTCAGGTGAATAACCATGCCGATATGGAAATTCTCGGTGAGACCCTGGATGACGCTGCCGGTGAGGCATTTGATAAATCAGGTAAATTATTGGGACTGGGCTATCCCGCAGGGCCAAAGATCGACCGGTTAGCACGTTCAGGCACACCAGTTTATCCATTTCCAAAACCGCAGCTGGAGGGATACAATTTCAGCTTTTCAGGACTGAAAACTGCGATTCGTTATTTTGTTGAAAAACAAAGCAGGGAAGACCCGGATTTTGTCAATAACAACCTGGATGATCTGTGTGCATCCATCCAGTCCGCTATCATCCAGTCCCTGATGGAAAAACTTATCCAGGCGGCAAAAGATACGGGCATTCATACCCTGGCTCTGGCCGGAGGTGTTTCTGCCAACAGTGGATTACGCCACGCCGCAACTGAAGCAGCTAAACTTCATGGATGGGATCTATTCATCCCGGACTTTGCTTATTGTACGGACAATGCAGGCATGATCGCCGTTGCCGGATATTATAAATACCTGGAGGGAGATTTTGCATCCCTTGACCTGGCACCGGCTGCCCGCATGCCCCTGCCCCATCATCCGATCAGGCGTTGA
- a CDS encoding ion transporter has product MAYLTQTMTEDGNLLVRFFRRLGKFLLFMGNRGRKLLDRFISVKGQERLHRIIFESNTKEGRRFDRILIIAIVLSVLAIIFETVSSFHHTYWWLFYSLEWFFTVIFTVEYVLRLYASRNPVAYATSFFGIVDLLAILPAYIGIFFPGAQHLLIIRVLRLLRIFRIFKMGHFVREGSIVVSALQASRTKIYVFLSFVILMAVLLGTLMYMVEGDINPQIRSIPDGIYWAIVTLTTVGYGDKIPITALGQMLATVVMILGYGVIAVPTGIVTAEISGRVMNQKEFHYFKCPQCGQTEHHKFAQYCHRCGHSLSTQEENTY; this is encoded by the coding sequence ATGGCTTATCTTACCCAAACCATGACTGAAGATGGCAATCTGTTGGTTCGATTCTTTCGCCGTTTGGGAAAGTTTTTACTCTTCATGGGCAACCGTGGCCGGAAGCTCCTGGACCGTTTTATCAGTGTTAAAGGCCAGGAAAGGCTGCACCGAATAATCTTTGAGTCAAATACGAAGGAAGGCCGGCGATTTGACCGGATCCTGATCATCGCCATTGTACTGAGTGTACTGGCGATCATTTTCGAAACGGTAAGCTCATTTCACCATACCTACTGGTGGCTTTTTTACTCGCTGGAATGGTTTTTCACGGTAATTTTTACCGTCGAGTATGTCCTACGTTTGTATGCCTCCAGGAACCCGGTTGCCTACGCCACCTCTTTCTTTGGGATCGTGGATTTACTGGCAATCCTACCAGCCTACATCGGCATCTTTTTTCCTGGCGCACAACATTTACTGATTATCCGGGTCCTTCGTCTGTTGCGGATATTCCGCATTTTCAAAATGGGACATTTTGTCCGTGAAGGCTCCATTGTGGTTAGTGCACTGCAGGCGTCCCGGACCAAAATTTACGTATTCCTTTCCTTCGTGATTCTGATGGCTGTCTTATTGGGTACATTGATGTACATGGTTGAAGGAGACATCAATCCACAGATCCGTTCTATTCCCGATGGTATTTATTGGGCCATTGTGACGCTCACCACGGTCGGATATGGGGATAAAATCCCGATCACTGCCCTGGGGCAAATGCTGGCTACCGTGGTCATGATCCTTGGCTATGGCGTCATCGCCGTACCTACCGGTATTGTAACAGCCGAGATCAGCGGGCGGGTAATGAACCAGAAAGAATTTCATTATTTCAAATGTCCGCAATGCGGTCAGACCGAACATCATAAATTCGCCCAATATTGCCATCGTTGTGGTCATTCATTGAGCACTCAGGAAGAAAACACGTATTAA
- the crtI gene encoding phytoene desaturase, whose translation MNLQSGSKTVVIGAGIAGMACAALLAKAGHSVRLIEKHQSVGGRNRKWDHQGFQFDMGPSWYWMPEVFERFYQLFGHTHQDFYELKRLNPSYQVFWSDREPVTLPSDFDSLKTLFDGFESGSGDRLAAFLKEAKIKYDTAMSEFIYRPSLHVTEYADLQLIQKSMRLDLFQSIAKHIRKYVQDPHLVQLLEFPVLFLGAKPEETPALYSMMNYADMMLGTWYPMGGMTKISEAFRQILSENEVELITDTEVDSFIMGSDRNVKAVSTCNGLFETNLVISGADYHHTEMDLLPNSSRSYSKAYWDKKVMAPSSLLFYVGVNKKVSGLEHHNLFFDAPFSSHAQSIYDDHIWPEDPLFYVCAPSKTDPMAAPEGKENLFILIPLSTRLQDDPAKHDHYFNRVLDRMERQLGCTIKDQVLFHRSYCINDFIKDYHSFRGNAYGLANTLLQTGPLRPKIKSKKVNNLFFTGQLTVPGPGLPPAVISGEVVAKYILKKQQQDQA comes from the coding sequence ATGAATTTACAATCTGGAAGCAAGACAGTGGTCATTGGTGCCGGAATCGCGGGAATGGCTTGTGCCGCACTCCTGGCCAAAGCTGGTCACTCTGTACGATTGATTGAAAAACATCAATCAGTAGGTGGCCGCAACCGAAAATGGGATCACCAGGGCTTCCAGTTTGACATGGGACCTTCCTGGTACTGGATGCCGGAGGTATTCGAACGCTTTTACCAGCTATTCGGGCATACCCACCAGGATTTTTACGAATTAAAGCGACTTAATCCTTCCTACCAGGTTTTCTGGAGTGACCGGGAGCCCGTCACCCTTCCATCCGATTTTGACAGCTTAAAGACTTTGTTTGATGGATTTGAGTCAGGCAGTGGGGACCGCCTTGCAGCTTTCCTGAAAGAAGCCAAAATTAAATACGACACAGCGATGTCTGAATTCATTTACAGACCATCGCTCCACGTCACGGAATATGCTGATCTGCAATTGATTCAGAAAAGCATGCGCCTGGATCTTTTTCAATCCATCGCAAAGCACATCCGTAAATATGTTCAGGATCCGCATCTGGTGCAGTTGCTGGAGTTTCCAGTTCTATTTCTTGGAGCAAAACCAGAAGAAACGCCTGCATTATACAGTATGATGAATTATGCGGACATGATGCTGGGGACCTGGTATCCAATGGGAGGAATGACGAAAATTTCAGAAGCATTCCGTCAAATCCTGTCAGAGAATGAAGTTGAATTAATTACTGACACGGAGGTAGATTCATTCATCATGGGTTCAGACCGAAATGTGAAAGCCGTGTCTACATGCAACGGTCTGTTTGAGACAAATCTGGTGATATCAGGGGCTGACTACCATCATACGGAAATGGACCTATTACCGAATTCAAGCCGGTCTTACTCAAAAGCCTATTGGGATAAAAAAGTAATGGCCCCTTCATCCTTGTTGTTCTACGTAGGTGTTAATAAAAAGGTCTCCGGCCTTGAGCACCACAATTTATTCTTCGATGCACCATTCTCTTCGCACGCTCAGTCCATTTACGACGACCACATATGGCCGGAAGATCCCCTATTTTATGTATGTGCGCCTTCCAAGACCGATCCCATGGCTGCTCCGGAAGGAAAAGAAAATCTGTTCATTCTGATACCGCTCTCCACCCGGTTACAAGATGACCCCGCAAAGCATGACCACTATTTTAATAGGGTCCTTGATCGCATGGAGCGCCAACTTGGGTGCACCATAAAGGACCAAGTCTTGTTTCACCGCAGTTATTGCATCAATGATTTCATCAAAGACTATCATTCTTTCCGAGGTAATGCATACGGCCTGGCAAATACGCTGTTACAGACTGGCCCTTTAAGACCAAAAATTAAAAGCAAAAAGGTAAACAATCTATTTTTTACCGGACAGCTAACGGTACCTGGTCCAGGATTACCTCCAGCTGTTATCAGCGGCGAAGTGGTTGCAAAATACATTCTTAAAAAACAACAGCAAGACCAGGCATGA